A stretch of Paenibacillus sp. URB8-2 DNA encodes these proteins:
- a CDS encoding ABC transporter permease, which translates to MRQGFWGELKKYRTLLLMLTPAVLFFILFAYIPMAGIVLAFKKYSYDGGIFGSSWNGIDNFRFFFDSGDAWRVTRNTALYNIAFIIVNNVLQIFAGILLFEVAGKWFRKITQTLMFLPYFISWVVVGAIAYNLFNFDVGTVNSLLVSLGFEKSDIYNTPAYWPFILVIVSAWKALGYGSVMYLAAITSIDTEMYEAAQIDGANIFQRIFRITIPNLMPTVIILVLLAVGNIFRGDFGMFYNMVGNNGLLFSSTDVIDTYVFRSLITSNDIGMSAAAGFFQSVLGFVTIMLANFAVRKYDKDYALF; encoded by the coding sequence ATGAGACAAGGCTTTTGGGGCGAATTAAAGAAATACCGGACGCTGCTCCTGATGCTGACGCCGGCCGTACTGTTTTTTATCCTCTTTGCTTATATCCCCATGGCGGGAATCGTGCTGGCTTTCAAAAAATACAGCTACGACGGAGGGATATTCGGAAGCTCGTGGAATGGGATCGACAACTTCCGGTTCTTCTTTGATTCTGGGGATGCCTGGAGGGTTACGCGTAATACCGCGCTGTACAATATCGCTTTTATCATCGTGAACAATGTGCTTCAGATCTTCGCCGGCATCCTGCTGTTCGAAGTGGCGGGCAAATGGTTCCGCAAAATCACCCAGACGCTAATGTTCCTGCCGTATTTTATCTCCTGGGTTGTGGTGGGAGCCATCGCATACAACCTTTTCAACTTTGACGTAGGCACGGTTAACTCACTGCTGGTTTCGCTGGGCTTTGAAAAGAGTGACATTTACAATACGCCTGCTTACTGGCCGTTCATTCTGGTCATCGTATCGGCCTGGAAAGCGCTTGGGTACGGATCGGTGATGTATCTGGCCGCGATTACCAGCATCGATACGGAAATGTACGAGGCGGCCCAGATCGACGGAGCGAATATTTTCCAGCGGATCTTCCGCATTACAATTCCGAATCTGATGCCGACGGTTATTATTCTGGTGCTGCTGGCGGTGGGCAATATTTTCAGAGGCGACTTCGGTATGTTCTATAATATGGTGGGCAACAACGGTCTGCTGTTCTCCTCCACCGACGTTATCGACACCTATGTGTTCCGCTCGCTGATTACCTCGAATGATATCGGCATGTCGGCAGCCGCAGGCTTCTTCCAGTCGGTTCTTGGGTTCGTCACTATCATGCTGGCCAATTTCGCGGTTCGCAAATACGATAAAGATTACGCACTGTTTTAA
- a CDS encoding carbohydrate ABC transporter permease yields the protein MSTVVSESRAGSQPAGQKIRHSDRILLAVIGYVSLSLLALFCLLPFWLVVSSSLTDETAITMNGFSLIPSTFSVEAYRILFEFPKDMLKAYGVTISVTLIGTVLGLFLTSMTAYVLTRRDFRWRNRFSFFFFFTTLFSGGLVPWYLMIVNYLQLKDTLVVLILPMLLNVFYIIVMKSFMSSIPEAITESAKIDGAGDFRIFILLIVPLSKPALATIGLFIALAYWNDWYNALLFISKSDLMPLQYYLYRMLGNMDGMRKAMMQAGAVVNTNLPTESLKMAMTIVATGPILLAYPFIQRFFVQGLTIGAVKG from the coding sequence ATGAGTACTGTTGTTTCAGAGAGCAGGGCCGGTTCGCAGCCCGCGGGCCAAAAAATCCGCCATTCCGACCGCATCCTGCTTGCCGTTATCGGTTATGTCTCACTTTCGCTGCTGGCGCTGTTCTGCCTGCTTCCATTCTGGCTGGTCGTTTCGTCCTCGCTGACCGATGAGACCGCCATCACGATGAATGGCTTCTCACTGATTCCGTCCACGTTCTCGGTCGAAGCCTACCGCATTCTGTTCGAATTCCCGAAGGATATGCTGAAGGCCTACGGCGTTACCATCTCGGTAACGTTAATCGGCACGGTGCTTGGCCTGTTCCTGACTTCCATGACGGCCTATGTGCTGACCCGGCGGGATTTCAGATGGCGAAACCGCTTCTCGTTCTTCTTCTTCTTCACAACGCTGTTCAGCGGGGGCCTCGTTCCCTGGTATCTGATGATCGTCAACTATCTTCAGCTGAAGGATACGCTGGTCGTGCTGATTCTGCCGATGCTGCTGAACGTCTTCTACATCATCGTTATGAAATCGTTCATGAGCAGCATTCCGGAAGCCATTACCGAATCGGCCAAAATCGACGGTGCCGGCGATTTCCGGATCTTCATACTGCTGATCGTGCCGCTGTCCAAGCCGGCTCTGGCGACCATCGGGCTCTTTATCGCCCTTGCCTACTGGAATGACTGGTACAACGCGCTGTTGTTCATCTCCAAATCGGATTTGATGCCGCTGCAGTATTACCTGTACCGGATGCTTGGGAATATGGACGGCATGCGCAAGGCCATGATGCAGGCCGGCGCGGTAGTCAACACTAATCTGCCGACGGAGAGCCTCAAGATGGCGATGACCATTGTGGCAACCGGCCCGATTCTGCTGGCCTATCCGTTTATCCAGCGCTTCTTCGTCCAAGGTCTCACCATTGGTGCAGTCAAAGGATGA
- a CDS encoding ABC transporter substrate-binding protein: protein MRNQRKTSMLLMVLILAMAAILSACSGGNSNNGGAAATDAAETAPSASAAASSGNADTSKEVKLKMILVGGQPADYNEVFDQLNTLLKQKINATVETEFLDWADWNQKYPLKFAANEDFDLVYTANWAYYNDQTLKGGFLELTDDMLQKYTPKTYATMDKVAWDQAKVNGKVYMVPNNNKEVTDKAVLIREDLVKKYNLQPVNSPETYAAYMKAIAMGEKGINAFGAKPADGWKWHELDQIMVEQQNEWNLVDYNFPLAYKLDDPAGKVFNVYDTPEFTQLLKYYKDLADNKVWSKNIVSNKNDVWQDMKAGKVASYAQNLGTLAANIEEAKRDTPNVEYAIADLTPDKKKIGAISTQNGMAIHATSKNPERALMLIDLLQNDKEIHDLTMNGISGKHYEPVGDDKYNPGPSAANYTGFSNWGWNSPLNRQSSTYPQEANDLLDTWMTKVYHFPLETFIFDDANVKTEVANVGNVMLRYAVPLEYGLIDDLDKGQKELVSQLKSAGIDKIQTELQKQIDAFLANQPK from the coding sequence ATGCGTAATCAAAGAAAAACATCCATGCTGCTGATGGTCTTGATTCTGGCCATGGCAGCCATCCTCTCCGCCTGCAGCGGAGGTAACTCGAACAACGGCGGCGCGGCTGCTACAGATGCTGCTGAAACCGCTCCATCCGCCTCAGCGGCGGCAAGCTCCGGAAATGCGGATACGTCCAAGGAAGTCAAGCTGAAAATGATTCTGGTCGGCGGCCAGCCTGCCGATTACAACGAGGTGTTCGACCAGTTGAACACGCTGCTCAAGCAGAAGATCAACGCTACGGTGGAGACGGAATTCCTGGACTGGGCCGACTGGAACCAGAAATATCCGCTGAAATTCGCCGCCAACGAAGACTTCGATCTGGTCTACACGGCTAACTGGGCGTACTATAACGATCAGACGCTGAAGGGCGGCTTCCTGGAGCTAACCGACGACATGCTGCAGAAGTATACACCCAAGACCTATGCCACCATGGATAAAGTAGCTTGGGATCAAGCCAAGGTGAACGGTAAGGTGTACATGGTTCCAAATAACAATAAAGAAGTGACGGACAAAGCCGTTCTGATCCGTGAAGATCTGGTCAAGAAATACAATCTGCAGCCAGTGAACAGCCCCGAAACTTATGCCGCCTATATGAAGGCGATTGCAATGGGAGAAAAAGGCATCAACGCTTTCGGCGCCAAGCCGGCTGACGGCTGGAAATGGCATGAGCTGGATCAAATCATGGTCGAGCAGCAGAATGAATGGAACCTGGTTGACTACAACTTTCCGCTGGCTTACAAGCTGGACGATCCGGCGGGCAAGGTATTCAACGTATACGATACGCCGGAATTTACGCAGCTGTTGAAATACTATAAAGATCTTGCCGACAACAAGGTATGGTCTAAGAACATCGTGAGCAACAAGAATGACGTATGGCAGGATATGAAAGCCGGCAAGGTTGCTTCGTATGCACAGAACCTGGGTACTCTCGCCGCGAACATTGAAGAAGCCAAACGCGATACGCCGAACGTCGAATATGCGATTGCCGACCTGACGCCGGACAAGAAGAAGATCGGAGCCATCTCCACCCAGAACGGCATGGCGATCCATGCGACCTCCAAGAATCCGGAGCGCGCGCTGATGCTGATCGACCTGCTGCAGAACGACAAGGAAATTCATGACCTGACAATGAACGGCATCTCCGGCAAGCATTATGAGCCGGTAGGCGACGACAAATACAACCCGGGTCCGAGCGCCGCGAACTATACGGGCTTCTCGAACTGGGGCTGGAACTCGCCTCTGAATCGTCAAAGCTCGACCTATCCGCAGGAAGCGAACGACCTGCTGGATACGTGGATGACGAAAGTGTACCACTTCCCGCTTGAAACCTTCATCTTCGACGATGCAAATGTGAAGACCGAGGTCGCCAACGTAGGCAACGTCATGCTGCGCTATGCGGTTCCGCTGGAATACGGCCTGATCGACGATCTGGACAAAGGCCAGAAAGAGCTGGTCAGCCAGCTGAAATCGGCCGGTATCGACAAGATTCAGACCGAGCTGCAGAAGCAAATCGACGCCTTCCTGGCGAACCAGCCCAAGTAA
- a CDS encoding beta-galactosidase, translating to MTVKFSPISPKLPVFMHGADYNPDQWLHDPYVLEEDIRMMKLAGCNVMAVGIFSWSMLEPEEGVFEFAWLDQVLDRFAANGIYAWLATPTGARPAWMSEKYPEVLRAEKNRVRNLHGMRHNHCMTSAVYREKTTIMNTKLADRYSNHPAVIGWHISNEYGGECHCDYCQEAFRGWLKKKYGTLNALNLAWWTKFWSHTYTSWSQVESPAPHGENMVHGHNLDWRRFVSDQTIDFYKHEIVPLKAMNPDLPCTTNFMDWFYGLDYREFAKEVDVVSWDAYPTWHEATSEVNIASWFSFNHDMFRTLKHKPFMLMESTPSLTNWQPVSKLKKPGMHKLSSLQAVAHGSDTVQYFQWRKSRGASEKFHGAVIDHVGHEHTRVFGDVAELGRTLAGLTELVGTTVPADAAILADWDNRWAVNDSQGPRNGGLHYEQTVMQHYRALWQMGVPTDIVGSDDDFSAYKLLILPMAYLLRESTGSAIDKFVQSGGTLAVTYWSGIVDENDLCHLGGFPGPLRETVGIWAEEIDGLHDEQCNRLIMGEGAGFGGEYEIRDLCELIHIEGAETLAFYGDDFYAGRPALTVNKRGEGKAYYLAARVSDPAFYDAFYAGLVKEANVRRSLEAELPQGVTAQLRTDGEHEYVFLLNFSGRAEKVELPGEALADAESGAEVSGVLELPVYGVCILKRAASGVRA from the coding sequence ATGACTGTAAAATTTTCGCCCATTAGTCCGAAGCTGCCCGTCTTTATGCATGGAGCCGATTATAATCCCGACCAATGGCTGCATGATCCTTATGTACTGGAGGAGGATATCCGGATGATGAAGCTTGCCGGCTGTAATGTAATGGCTGTCGGCATCTTCTCTTGGTCGATGCTGGAGCCTGAAGAAGGCGTGTTTGAATTCGCCTGGCTGGACCAGGTGCTGGACCGGTTCGCCGCTAACGGCATTTACGCCTGGCTGGCTACTCCGACGGGAGCGCGTCCGGCCTGGATGTCGGAGAAGTATCCGGAGGTGCTGCGCGCGGAGAAGAACCGCGTCCGCAACCTGCACGGCATGCGCCATAACCACTGCATGACCTCGGCGGTCTACCGGGAGAAAACCACGATCATGAACACCAAGCTGGCCGATCGGTATTCGAACCATCCCGCCGTTATCGGCTGGCATATTTCGAACGAATACGGCGGCGAATGTCACTGCGATTACTGCCAGGAAGCGTTCCGCGGCTGGCTGAAGAAGAAATATGGAACGCTGAACGCGTTGAACTTAGCCTGGTGGACCAAGTTCTGGAGCCATACGTATACCTCGTGGTCCCAGGTCGAGTCGCCGGCTCCGCATGGCGAGAATATGGTGCACGGACATAACCTGGACTGGCGCCGTTTCGTATCCGACCAGACCATCGACTTCTACAAGCACGAGATCGTTCCGCTGAAGGCCATGAATCCGGATCTCCCCTGCACGACCAATTTCATGGACTGGTTCTACGGACTGGATTACCGCGAGTTCGCCAAGGAAGTGGACGTGGTCTCCTGGGACGCCTATCCGACGTGGCATGAGGCGACATCGGAAGTGAATATCGCTTCCTGGTTCTCCTTCAACCATGATATGTTCCGGACGCTGAAGCATAAACCGTTCATGCTGATGGAGAGCACGCCGAGCCTGACCAATTGGCAGCCAGTCAGCAAGCTGAAGAAGCCGGGCATGCACAAGCTGTCCTCGCTGCAGGCGGTTGCCCACGGATCGGATACCGTTCAGTACTTCCAATGGCGCAAGAGCCGGGGGGCCAGCGAGAAGTTCCACGGAGCGGTCATCGACCATGTGGGCCATGAACATACCCGCGTCTTCGGCGACGTTGCGGAGCTTGGACGCACGCTGGCCGGGCTAACGGAGCTTGTCGGCACGACCGTTCCGGCGGATGCTGCCATCCTGGCCGACTGGGATAACCGCTGGGCCGTGAACGACTCTCAGGGACCGCGCAACGGCGGGCTGCACTACGAGCAGACCGTTATGCAGCATTACCGGGCGCTGTGGCAAATGGGCGTGCCGACCGACATTGTCGGCTCGGACGATGATTTCTCAGCCTACAAGCTGCTGATTCTGCCGATGGCGTACCTGCTGCGGGAAAGTACGGGCTCGGCGATCGACAAGTTCGTGCAGAGCGGCGGAACGCTGGCCGTCACCTATTGGTCCGGCATTGTCGACGAGAATGATCTTTGCCATCTCGGCGGCTTCCCGGGTCCTCTCCGCGAGACGGTCGGCATCTGGGCCGAGGAGATCGACGGGCTGCACGATGAGCAATGCAATCGGCTGATTATGGGCGAGGGCGCCGGGTTCGGCGGCGAGTATGAAATCCGCGATCTGTGCGAGCTGATTCATATCGAAGGCGCCGAGACGCTGGCGTTCTACGGCGACGATTTCTATGCCGGACGTCCGGCTCTTACCGTGAACAAAAGAGGAGAGGGCAAGGCCTACTATTTGGCTGCGCGAGTAAGCGACCCGGCGTTCTACGACGCGTTCTACGCCGGGCTGGTGAAGGAAGCGAACGTTCGGCGCTCGCTGGAGGCGGAGCTGCCGCAGGGCGTGACCGCCCAGCTGCGGACCGACGGAGAGCATGAGTATGTGTTCCTGCTCAACTTCTCGGGTCGCGCGGAGAAGGTGGAGCTTCCGGGAGAAGCCTTAGCCGATGCCGAAAGCGGCGCTGAAGTGTCCGGCGTTCTGGAGCTGCCGGTGTACGGGGTTTGCATTTTGAAGCGGGCCGCATCCGGGGTTCGGGCTTAA
- a CDS encoding putative bifunctional diguanylate cyclase/phosphodiesterase has translation MLQKNNDEKTHKFVELSRNSNEEIDLTLIDKRAFSPLWGSTRIAGIYFIVGCLWILLTDKAVSAITGNLQWIARINMIKGWFFVFTTALLIFGLILRTLKRIKKMEEKLEITYRDMVDGHEKLEAAYEEIIATEDELRQQYDQLIENQRKLTESEEKMHHLAYHDILTDLPNKLALYENAADNLLADSSGKAALLFVDIDNFKYINDTMGHEFGDRLIVKASERLLSIIEKEGVIYRFGGDEFIILLQPLKEKADIDRVAARILTGFKEAVDMDNSLLHISISIGISIYPDHGSDIMELVKRADIAMYKAKEAGKGSYVVFDHPLNDTFAERMNIEKQLYTAMEQEEFELVYQPQVDLILNKVTGLEALLRWKSPDLGYVSPLKFIKVAEDSHLIIPLGAWVLRSACAFLKLLHEQGFGHLTMSVNISMLQLLQTDFNELVLETLESFGLQPNYLELEITESVLVEFYDHVVAKLNALRARDIKIALDDFGTGYSSLSYLTYLPISTLKIDKSFIDSIPTGTNHAALVEHIIMIGKRMNMSVIAEGVERQEQLAYLLEQGCDKIQGYFFSRPLAAKDMEKWLAYWKEASVDLIPVLDKEPESLH, from the coding sequence ATGCTGCAAAAAAATAATGACGAGAAAACTCATAAATTCGTTGAACTGAGCAGAAATTCAAATGAGGAAATTGACCTGACACTTATAGATAAACGAGCCTTTAGTCCTCTGTGGGGGTCAACCCGAATTGCCGGAATTTATTTTATTGTGGGATGCTTGTGGATTCTGCTAACGGATAAAGCGGTTTCAGCTATAACAGGCAACCTCCAATGGATCGCCAGAATCAATATGATCAAGGGATGGTTCTTTGTTTTCACCACGGCTCTTCTGATCTTTGGCCTTATTCTCAGAACACTCAAGCGGATTAAAAAAATGGAAGAAAAGCTGGAGATCACGTACAGGGATATGGTAGACGGCCATGAGAAGCTGGAAGCCGCATACGAAGAAATCATAGCTACGGAGGATGAATTAAGACAACAGTACGATCAATTAATTGAGAATCAGCGGAAACTTACAGAAAGTGAAGAGAAGATGCATCACTTGGCCTATCACGATATACTGACAGATCTGCCCAACAAGCTGGCGTTATATGAGAATGCAGCCGATAACCTCCTTGCGGATTCAAGCGGCAAAGCTGCCTTGCTGTTCGTGGATATCGATAATTTTAAATATATTAACGATACAATGGGGCATGAATTCGGCGACCGCCTAATTGTCAAAGCCAGTGAAAGGCTCCTCTCCATCATAGAAAAAGAGGGGGTGATCTACCGGTTCGGAGGCGATGAATTCATCATTCTTTTGCAGCCCCTGAAAGAAAAAGCGGATATTGATCGAGTTGCCGCCCGAATTCTTACCGGTTTTAAAGAGGCTGTTGATATGGATAACAGTCTGCTCCACATAAGCATCAGTATCGGAATCAGCATTTATCCCGATCACGGCAGCGATATTATGGAGCTGGTTAAACGCGCCGACATTGCCATGTACAAGGCGAAAGAAGCGGGGAAAGGCAGTTACGTCGTATTTGACCATCCCCTGAACGATACATTTGCCGAAAGGATGAATATAGAAAAACAATTGTATACCGCAATGGAACAGGAAGAGTTTGAGCTGGTCTATCAGCCCCAGGTCGACTTGATACTGAACAAAGTGACCGGTCTGGAAGCTCTTTTGCGCTGGAAAAGTCCGGATCTCGGTTATGTCTCTCCTTTGAAATTTATCAAAGTGGCCGAGGATTCGCATTTGATTATTCCTTTGGGAGCCTGGGTGCTGCGCAGCGCCTGCGCTTTTCTGAAGCTTCTTCATGAACAGGGATTCGGACATTTAACGATGTCAGTCAATATTTCGATGCTGCAGCTGCTGCAAACCGATTTTAATGAATTGGTCCTGGAAACTCTTGAATCCTTCGGGCTTCAACCCAATTATCTGGAATTGGAAATCACGGAAAGCGTCTTAGTCGAATTCTACGATCATGTTGTCGCCAAATTGAATGCACTCCGAGCAAGAGACATTAAAATTGCCCTCGATGATTTCGGCACAGGCTATTCTTCTTTAAGCTACCTGACCTATCTGCCGATCTCCACTTTAAAAATAGATAAATCTTTCATAGATTCGATTCCAACCGGCACGAATCATGCAGCATTAGTGGAGCATATTATTATGATCGGCAAACGAATGAACATGTCGGTCATTGCCGAAGGAGTGGAAAGACAGGAACAGCTGGCGTATTTACTGGAGCAGGGCTGTGACAAAATCCAGGGTTACTTCTTTAGCAGGCCGCTGGCGGCAAAGGATATGGAGAAATGGTTAGCCTACTGGAAAGAGGCTTCCGTTGATTTAATCCCCGTATTGGACAAAGAGCCCGAGAGCCTCCATTAG
- a CDS encoding nucleotide excision repair endonuclease → MISITVPEPEVTITKQIAPELSNIYGFTDFHLITREKGGIFMFYNDRDELLFVGKARKLRPRIKKHFEDNVSPIKDHRNEVAKIEVCVVEDPVEREIYETYIINTFKAKYNVEKVYYR, encoded by the coding sequence TTGATTAGTATAACCGTGCCTGAACCGGAGGTTACCATTACCAAGCAGATTGCCCCCGAACTAAGCAACATTTACGGATTTACGGATTTCCACCTGATCACGAGGGAAAAGGGCGGCATTTTTATGTTTTACAACGACCGGGACGAGCTTCTGTTTGTCGGTAAAGCAAGAAAGCTGAGACCCCGAATTAAAAAGCATTTCGAGGATAACGTTTCCCCCATTAAAGACCACCGGAACGAAGTCGCCAAAATTGAGGTGTGCGTGGTAGAGGACCCCGTCGAACGGGAAATTTACGAGACTTACATTATCAATACGTTCAAGGCAAAGTATAACGTGGAAAAAGTATACTACCGGTAA
- a CDS encoding ferritin family protein: MYWVNPYWSRATFQPVWSTSTPQALDMIKEAVQGERNDELFYDELIKLAPNSEQASIITSIRDDERGHNRMFRVIYKELTGQEIRGISNEQYQRVESYTTGIQRALQGELSATEKYRKIWFGLPAGIYRDTVGGIILDELKHASKYNYLFTLNHDKI; the protein is encoded by the coding sequence ATGTATTGGGTAAACCCGTATTGGAGCAGAGCCACATTTCAGCCCGTTTGGTCCACCTCTACCCCGCAGGCCTTGGATATGATCAAAGAAGCGGTTCAGGGAGAACGAAATGACGAACTTTTTTACGATGAACTGATCAAACTCGCCCCAAACTCCGAGCAAGCCTCGATCATTACTTCCATCCGCGACGATGAACGGGGGCATAACCGTATGTTTCGGGTGATCTACAAAGAGTTAACGGGTCAGGAAATCAGGGGGATCAGTAACGAGCAGTATCAGCGAGTAGAGTCCTATACTACCGGGATACAGCGGGCGCTTCAAGGTGAATTGTCGGCAACGGAGAAGTACAGAAAAATATGGTTTGGCCTGCCGGCTGGCATCTATCGGGATACGGTGGGTGGCATTATCCTGGATGAGTTAAAGCATGCGAGCAAGTACAATTATTTATTCACCTTGAATCATGACAAGATTTAG
- a CDS encoding FAD-dependent oxidoreductase: MYEIAVIGAGPAGASAALFAAKAGKKTLLIDNDKGMTRRGWYENYYGISEIGGPDLVETGHKQAVKFGAELVAEQAVSIAKSGDGFAIETESGAAYEAKHVILATGVLTDLAAKAGVQTKEGTEPRIKTVVAVDAAGKTNVEGIWAAGTVAGVSVHAVITAGDGAKVAVNVISELNGARYVDHDVLKA; encoded by the coding sequence ATGTACGAAATCGCAGTAATCGGCGCCGGTCCCGCCGGCGCAAGCGCCGCACTGTTCGCCGCCAAGGCGGGCAAGAAGACGCTGCTTATCGACAACGACAAAGGGATGACCCGCAGAGGCTGGTACGAGAATTACTACGGCATTTCCGAAATTGGCGGACCCGACCTGGTGGAAACCGGACACAAGCAGGCGGTAAAGTTCGGAGCCGAACTGGTCGCTGAACAGGCCGTTTCCATCGCTAAAAGCGGCGACGGCTTTGCCATTGAAACCGAAAGCGGAGCGGCCTATGAAGCAAAGCATGTTATTCTGGCTACCGGCGTGCTGACGGATCTAGCCGCCAAAGCGGGAGTGCAGACGAAAGAAGGCACGGAGCCGAGAATCAAGACGGTCGTCGCCGTGGACGCGGCCGGCAAGACCAACGTCGAGGGCATCTGGGCCGCCGGCACCGTAGCCGGAGTAAGCGTGCATGCCGTTATTACGGCGGGCGACGGCGCGAAGGTGGCGGTGAACGTCATCAGCGAGCTGAACGGCGCGCGCTATGTGGACCATGATGTGCTGAAGGCTTAA
- a CDS encoding sensor histidine kinase produces the protein MIPFLSAIRNRLHPPRSLRKQLLAISLLILSGLLLLIGVLQYAIMRNFLYTSRVEAMQLQIRSVPRELIFELAGNRQESSGAAESPPIGAENGGAESGGYTGQGSDTAPGGSAGQGSDGEPGGSAGGQSGGTESGGYTEQVSDGGPSGSQGGSADAQGSGRGTPGRRPLLLDARTTLALFSSEGTFSDLQTETLADSPAPRMTDEEYKLLLQHPVGRAAGNYKILTSEDGTEHLAVFMTIGHPDNPLGVLQMTTDTAPLRDVIMRQLLTYAALSVAALVGGLLLYMPALRKTLVPLSNMGKTAQIIDAGNLDVRFPSAQGQTEIDQLSSSFNGMLERLETSFRNEREAKEQMRRFAADASHELRTPLTSIHGFLEVLLRGAAENRDQLYNALNSMHGESKRINKLVEDLLLLARMDGAPQLRAKELYLDEVIEEMRPQLEMLAGDREVDFALSPGIKGLYDPDKIKQVILNLFQNAVQHTDPKTGKVAISLHPSGSRAELTVLDNGAGIPAEHLPHVFDRFYRSDPSRARKYGGSGLGLSITKSITEAHGGEIGVTSAPGKGTAFRVTLPCLQALANKT, from the coding sequence ATGATTCCATTCTTATCGGCCATTAGGAATCGGCTGCATCCTCCCCGCTCGCTCCGCAAGCAGCTCCTTGCCATCTCGCTGCTGATTCTCTCGGGACTGCTCCTGCTCATCGGAGTGCTTCAATACGCGATTATGCGCAATTTCCTTTACACCAGCAGGGTGGAAGCCATGCAGTTGCAAATCCGCTCGGTTCCCCGCGAGCTGATCTTCGAGTTGGCCGGGAACCGCCAGGAGAGCAGCGGAGCGGCGGAAAGCCCCCCTATAGGGGCAGAGAACGGCGGCGCAGAGAGTGGCGGCTATACCGGCCAGGGCAGCGATACAGCGCCCGGCGGCAGCGCCGGACAGGGCAGTGACGGGGAGCCGGGCGGCAGCGCCGGAGGACAAAGCGGCGGCACTGAGAGCGGCGGCTATACCGAGCAGGTCAGTGACGGCGGGCCGAGCGGCAGCCAGGGAGGTTCCGCTGACGCCCAAGGCAGCGGCAGGGGCACCCCGGGACGGCGCCCCCTGCTGCTGGACGCCCGGACTACGCTCGCCCTCTTTAGTTCGGAAGGCACCTTTTCCGATCTGCAGACGGAGACGCTGGCCGACTCGCCCGCTCCACGGATGACCGACGAGGAATACAAGCTGCTGCTTCAGCATCCCGTCGGCAGAGCCGCGGGCAATTACAAGATTCTGACTTCTGAAGACGGCACCGAGCATTTGGCTGTATTCATGACCATAGGCCATCCGGACAATCCGCTCGGCGTTCTGCAAATGACCACGGATACGGCACCTCTGCGCGACGTTATTATGCGCCAGCTGCTGACTTACGCGGCTCTGTCCGTGGCCGCTTTGGTGGGCGGCCTTCTTCTCTACATGCCCGCCCTCCGCAAGACTCTTGTCCCGCTGTCCAACATGGGTAAGACCGCCCAGATTATCGATGCGGGAAATCTCGATGTCCGGTTTCCGTCTGCGCAGGGACAGACCGAAATCGACCAGCTGTCTTCCTCCTTTAACGGCATGCTGGAGCGTCTGGAAACTTCATTTCGGAACGAGCGGGAAGCCAAGGAACAGATGCGCAGATTCGCCGCAGACGCCTCCCACGAGCTGCGGACGCCGCTGACCTCGATACACGGTTTTCTCGAGGTGCTGCTGCGGGGAGCGGCGGAGAACAGGGACCAGTTGTACAACGCGCTGAATAGCATGCACGGCGAATCGAAGCGCATCAACAAGCTGGTTGAGGATCTGCTTCTCCTCGCCCGGATGGACGGCGCTCCGCAGCTCCGGGCCAAAGAGCTCTATTTGGACGAAGTGATCGAAGAAATGCGGCCTCAATTGGAGATGCTTGCCGGAGACCGTGAAGTCGACTTTGCCCTCTCCCCCGGCATAAAAGGGCTTTACGACCCGGACAAAATCAAGCAGGTCATTCTGAATCTGTTCCAGAATGCGGTGCAGCATACCGATCCCAAAACGGGAAAAGTGGCCATTTCCCTGCATCCTTCAGGCTCCCGCGCGGAGCTGACGGTGCTGGATAACGGAGCCGGTATCCCTGCGGAACATCTCCCCCATGTGTTCGACCGGTTTTACCGCAGCGATCCCTCCCGCGCCCGTAAGTACGGCGGTTCCGGCCTTGGCCTGTCGATTACGAAATCGATAACCGAAGCACATGGCGGGGAAATCGGGGTAACGAGCGCCCCGGGCAAGGGTACAGCCTTCCGGGTAACCCTGCCCTGCCTGCAGGCATTGGCAAATAAGACATAG